Below is a genomic region from Anas platyrhynchos isolate ZD024472 breed Pekin duck chromosome 4, IASCAAS_PekinDuck_T2T, whole genome shotgun sequence.
gttattattttttttttttattgtaagtAAGTAGCACTAGAAGTGaagttcttttcttttattgttggCGATAATGTAATTTCTCTGAGGAATGTTTCTTGAACAGTCTTCATTCCCAGCTTTTCTCTTTTGGTCAGTGTATTATTTGCATTCCTTCTGTATAACCTTTACAAAATTCTGTATAAATTCtgtaaaacttttttcttcatattcttcacattctttacatttttttgatgttgtggaactcaactgaaaaagaaaatgcgaTAGTAAAGCAGGATACCTGATCTGTTTCTTCAGATAGAGAACTGTTGTGAATAATTCCAGTGCAGTCAATTACTACAGAAAGCACAGCTGGAGTCTTCCAAGGTACTCATGTTTTGTTCCTGGCTTGCTTCCTGTATAGCATCATCTTTCAAAGACACAGTGCTTCAGTGAGAGATCCAAGTGGCCTGTCTCTTTGAAAATTAGGATACTTCTGTATGTGTCTCAACATAAGTGACTTTAGATACTGAAGTTACAAACTACTATTTATACATACACATTCAAACACTTTGACATATGCGTGTGTACCCAGTCACAAGTATTTTTGTTGATAGGAGTCGTACAAGTGGCTTTATAAAAATCACTGAATTctgctctttcatttttatctgtgtAGCCTTTTCATTATTGTATGTTTGGGTTATTGATTCCCATTTTGCTTTCATATGTACCATCTCACCTTTTGCGtatctgtgaaaaacaaaagttcTGCTACtgaagaaacacttttttccaCAGACTGTTGGTACTACTTACCTCATTTTTAAAGCttgcatttccatttttcaatATGTTGTATACATCCTGTGTTTTACTACAATTTTTGATATTACATTCATGAAGAATCACGTTCATCTCTAAGAAAAAGCATCTCATTATAGGTTCTTGGcattctttctggaaaaaaaaaaagaaaaagaaaaagaaaaagaaaaaaaaagttttagtaGCTTTAAGGTTAAAATGGAATACCTGAATGTAGGATATAATTTACCAAGAAgtagttaatttttatttactggaTATCTCTTCTTACTGTTCAAGTACCTTCAAATATCTGCAAAGATAGATTCAGAGAGCTAATATATAGGCCAGTCAGTTTCCTAGGACAAAGTTAAACTTTGTGTCTTGatgaagaaaataggaaaacaatTAATCAGGCTAGGGATTTGGAATACAATTAACAGTAACGGAATTAAATAAGTATTGCTCTTAGTAGTTCTAGCACTTTCATTCAGAGATCTGAattcaaaataatgaagaatgggggaggagagaaacaaacaaacaaattattaCTTGTATtacacaaataaagaaaaaaaaaaaacgggaaCTGATTTCTCCATTGCCAAGAACAAGCCCCAGGTAGTATGACTTTCAGATCAGGCCTTCCCACTTTAAGAAAATCTTCCTGACATTACCAGCCAATAAATTCACTTTTATAGTGCATTAACTTCTGTATTCAGTTAAGGGAATTAACTTAATTTCAGTTAAGGGAATGGGTGAGCAGGTGCGGACATACATGTTTTGTGACCCTTTTCCCCATAACGTACAGAGCTAACTGCACGGATACATTAGACTCTGTGCCTTTTCAGGCTTGCCAGTCCACTGAACACATCAAATTTACTGTATTCCACATGCACACTGAGACTATCCTGTGCTGATGTAGTAAGTAAGTAAGTCTATTATTTGTAGGAAATCTCTTGTTAACTTCTTATGTACAGGAAGTCATGTATTGTGTGTAGTTGGCATAGCCATTGTATGAATTTTTATGCTGCCAGGAAAAGCAGTTTCTCAGGAGGACTCTACCAGCATTGCCACAGCAAAGAATTCAGCTTATGTTCCACCAGGGCTATACCAAAAATGACTGCTAGACGTGGGGTATTGGCTTGATTCATTTTCTTGGTGGACTGTATGTGTCTCCTGGCGTGCTGACTGAGTTCCACAATAACAGATTATGAAATAGTCTCTTCAGGAATTAATTTATGGAAACTGCATTTCATGTGATCATATTTTAGGCAGATTTCTATAACTGGGTTaagaattatatttaaaaaaataactaagtTTATTGGTTCCAGGATAAATTATAATCTCCAGCTATTAGAAAGCCAAATGCTTGATATTAACTTGTATTTGCTGATAAACTAAGGAAttgcaaaagcagagaaatgtaCTAGTAGATGTTGACAGTTATGTTCTATATGACACTTTTCCCGTATTTTCTTATTGTAATATTGTAGTGCATGGTGTTAAATAATAATCTCAGGAACTATTTTCTTTGTcactctttttcccttttcaaattACAAACAAATACCAACATTATTGTTCAGTGTTTATTTTAGTAAGTTCCTTTTCCATCATCCCTTTTAGTCGATTAATTGTAATAGCAGGTAATTCGGTAAAAATAACACCGGCTTACACAATTCAATATAAGTAATTCAGGTAATAGAACTACTTTCAAGGAAAATGATCTGGTTTCTGAAACTTTTCTCAAATTAGACCAAGGCTACCTTAGGAGAAAATTGCTAGCAAAGAAATGAAGCTACTATATTAGACCAGTTTGggttaaattttaattttacttacaTCCTCATCTGTGTTTGCTGTATATAAACTGACATCAATGTCCTAAAAGAATATGAGAGGTAGAATTATGAGCAACAACTAGCAGACCTTAGAGATAATAAACAAATATTAGAGACATGGATTAGCTCCAAGTTGAAACGGTCAATCAAGCTAGCTACAGAGAGTCAGTAAGTCAGGAATCTTAGTCATCTAGTAACCTGCAGAATGGGCTTCACTGTGAGGAAGCTCAACAGAATTGCGTTCTGTAAGTACTTTTTCAGAAGGAACTAACTTCCATGCCCTCTACCCCTTTCCTTAGGAGATGGTTCTTTTTGCTCTacccaactaaaaaaaaaaaaaaaaatcaaataaaatattcaaaaaagagagaatgaaaataataattaattctAGAATCTACCATATTTGTTCACCTCCAGTTCCCTTCAATCTTCTACTCCCCCTCACTTCCACCCACAAAACAGGACTATACCAACATCCCATTTCATACTCTTTGCTACTGACACTCTTAACTGAGTACTGTGCTAAATGTTTAATTATGTCTGCTCCTATGTTTATATGAAATGTTGACTTTTTAATGAACTTACTTTGGATGTCTTGATCTGCTCCAAATCTTTCAGAACTTCTGTCCACTTGCAGTGATCTCCCTCTGTGTTTGGTATATAAGCACTAGaccagaaataaaacagtgacCACTAGGCTAAGTAGTAGGTACACACAttgtttctgctgaaaaaaGAGTAACAGATTATTCATATACTAAAGATATGCTGTTATATATATGGTAATGTGTGGGTCAAGTACATTTGAAAATCATAAAATCTACtgatgtataaaatatatatcacAGAGCCAGACTATAAACAGTCAGCAAATTTTTTCAAAGGCTAGTTCTATAAGACAtaatgaaagagaaatgttCAACTATTTTTTGCAAAATATCTACAATTCTTGCAAAGTATCCTCCAAAATTACAAATTTCTAGGTCTCTAAtactgattttttccccctctactaCTATGGAATTTATATCTTTAGCCCTGTAGAAATATTGTGTGTCCTtttatatgtgttttgtttttgtttgttgtgtgtgtgtacaggAAAGCTTTCTCCTGCCATAGATAAAATTTTACATGAAGTGAACCACTAAAGGGTGGAAGGaaaattttcttctcctttggaAGATTTTTGGACTGTGAACTGTGGTTTTAATGTTTCCCTACTTGACTCATTAACTTGGATCCCTTTCGATACTGCTGTACAATAAGTAATATAAGGCAGTATAGGGAAAGAAAGACAACTAATTGTTTTGGGAAGTTGGTTTGAAACAAGCAGCTATTAAACACTTAAGCCTTAAACAGAGGCTCAAAAATTACAAgatttttgagaaagaaaaaaaaaattataacaaGAATCAGAGAaggtttgctgctttttttcttaatatcagACCTTAGCAAAGAGATTTGACTGAAGGGGCAGTGTGAGGAGGGCATGTAGGCAGTAGAATCAATCAGGGCTGGTTTTCTGACACAGGAAACAGTGAGAATGGAAAGGAAGCATCTAGTATACATACATAAACCAGCATACACATTTGAATATGTTCACttgtggtttgctttttttttttgtatgttttttttttttttttttttttttttcattgcaaagaCATATGGCAATTGATGGACGTCTTTAATTGCAACAATTTGAACATCTTGAGGGTTATGATGGAGATAAGGGCCAAGGTGCATTCTTGACTGGACTAAGCCTAATCAGAGAAAGGAGAATACTGTAAGGGACCATGGCCTAAAAAGCGCTGCAGGACTGCATAACGTGGCAGGAAAGAATCCACTTTCTAAAGCAAGTGGAGGCAACTGCAAGTAGTAGCTGTAATAGTAAAAATAGATCATTTGTGTTTACTACCTAATTTACATTAACTTTGTAGTTACCATAGGAAGAAGATGGTCAGTCCAGTCTTattcttcaaaaggaaaaagaaatgactgTTCAGAAGAAGATACATATGGTATTGCAGACAAATACTTTTCAGGtgtgttttctgaaagataTAACCAGGAAGATAGCTCGTCACAATTTGATTTCACAGGATTTTGTTTACTGCTGACTCAACTAACCAATTTAACAAGGCATCCAATCAAGACAAGACTACCTGTTGAGTGTAGATTGAAGACCAACTGATTCATAGCTTGCAGATGTGTGTAATCAGTTTACAAAACAGTCAGTATAAAATCAGATACTGAAGTCAAAGTACAAAAATCCTAACTCATCCTGGGTTTCATGTTTCTCTATCTGTCCATACTGCAGGCTGCATTTTAATGTAGGAATGATATTAAAgatctcttgttttgttttctgtcctgcAGATCTTTCCTCTGGCTACCTACTTCCACCCAAATTTGATAAATTACCTACAGTAATAACATTACCTACAAAATTGTGGTTGTGTGTATATGAAATGctacatatacatacatgaaTGGCTGtacttacatgtatatatattaaataaactGTTCATATACAGTATATATTTATACTGTTATACATGCTATATTTACCTCTCATACCGGGAAGTGATTCATGCAGTTACGAATTCTTTCAGTGGAGTTGGACAACTGGAAATGAGGAGGTGTGAGCTGTGCCTTGACTGTCTTGTTGTGCACAGCCTAGGAAACTTTGTTCCAGAATCACAAGCCCTTTAATTTAAGCTGATACAGCTTCTTCACAGAGCTAGGTTAATTATCTGCAACTATTCTTTTTTGTCCAAAGTTTAATTTCTTATCATATGTACAACACTTTTATATTAACTAGCTCAAATTGTGTTTCTTTACCTGTGGTTTATTTACACAGTAATTTACAAGTGCATATTTAAAAACTGAacatagcttaaaaaaaaaaaaataatctattgtCAGGTTTGTAGCtaacttagaatcatagaatcattaaggttggaaaagaccttcaagatcatctggtccaaccatcaccctactaccactGTCattcactaaaccatgtccctaagcaccacgtccaacctctccttaaacacccccagggacagtgactccaccgcttccctgggcaacctgttccaatgcctgactgctctttctgagaagaaatatctcctcatttccaacctgaacctcccctggtgcaactcgCGGCAATTCCCTCTAgttctatcactagttatctgtgagaagaggccaacccccagctccccacaccttcctttcaggcagttgtagagagccatgaggcctccccttccccagcccaaacacccccagctccctcagccgctcctcacaggccttgtgctacaggcccttcaccagctttgtagctcttctctggacattcTCCAGGgtctcgatgtccttcttgtagtgaggggcccaaagctgaacacaatacccaaggtgcagcctcaccagagcagaatagaaagggacgatcacctccctactcctgctggctgcactattcctgacacaagccaggatgccattggcttTCCTGgtcacctgggcacactgccagttCACGTTCAGGCAAGCATctatcagcacccccagatccttttcctctgtatAGCTTTTGAGCCGCTCTCTCACAAGCCTGTAGCGCTGCATGGgattgttgtggccaaagtgcaggacgtGGCATTTAGCcgtgttgaacctcatcccattggcctctgcccatcaccCCAACCTGCCCAGGttcctctgcagggccttcctaccctctggcagactgacacttccccccagcttggtgtcatctgcaaacttactgggGGTGCACTCAATTGCCTCGTCCAAGttatcaataaagatattaaaggggacaacactgacccctggggaacaccacttgtGACCAGTCACCTTGGTGCAAGCTGTTTAACTTATAAAAGCATATAGTGGtaaaattaggaaaataatatttatgtgTCCCAGGGCCCTTCTGAAGAGtctgtaaaaaatatttgttactgTTTTAAATAGAAAGTGTTCTAAAAACATTTCAATTATTTTGCTTCCAAAACCCACAGGTTTCACGGAAATAGCATAGTTACCTAGTCATCACATAAATTTCCACACTCAGTAATGGAAAACAGTACCAGACTCTTTTATCACTTTTGTGTTCAAAATCTGTTatgtaagaaaaatgtaaatgaatgatagattatttaaattaaattatgtcCAGATCAAGTAGTACTGCATCCATCTTCTAAACTATTTCAGTTATCTTTAAACAAAGTATGTCTAAAAATGAAGCTCAACCAGTTAATATTTCCACATAAAATGCAAATCTAAAATATGTGAatattaaaaccaaaatattaaGTAATAAGCATTACAAATATATGACtgcaatatttaaaaagtaCATGCCACTTCACTATTATCAAAAACACGAAGTGATTTTGTTACAGTATTGCAGAAAATATGCAACCTTTCTGTAGTTAGTATTGTTTCATGTGATGTTTGTCATGTTTCTTGTAAATATAATGAAccaaaacctttttctttttttattgtttttatctgCATgctatttgttttgatttgatttaaCAGCCCTTAAAATAtatcctgttttctgtttgtttgtttgtttgtttgttttaattgaaaaaacaGTATTATCAGGAATATCAAGGTACAtataaagaaatttaaaatcttATATCTTGGCtacagctgaagaaaacatttttttatatttaaaaatatttttaataaaattatttaaagtgtATTAGAGACAATTTGTAATAGTTAAACATTCTGTTCGTTTTAGAAGCTAGTTTTCCTCAAAATAGATAAGGTGgctataaatgaaaatataaaggaCTTATGGTGGGTCCATAATTTGTATTTACTTGCTGattggctttgtgtttcataATTAGTATTATGGGGCCTTAAAAGCTGATTTCAGTGGGAGTTCCAGGCCAAATGCATTGTGAAATTTATGCTGTAGAACAAAGTGTTCAAGGAAAAACATCCATTATACTATCTAATGAATAATGAGCCAAGGTTATCATTAGTttgtcatttctttcctttttttttttaataacttttgcTCACTATGATGACAATGGGAAACTGTGTTTCTAATGATTCACGTAAACCTcttgatctttatttttcttcaatataGTAGATAACCATATTATCATAATGAAATAattgtttctcttttgaaatATAAACTTAGTTTTCAGAAGAGAACTTTTACgaattgaaatatatatatatatatatatatatatatatatatatatatatatatataaagtagatgcatattttaaagggaattttgtttgtttatagaGAAAGAGGTTTTTAAGGTCCAGTAGATCACCTAATACATTCCTTTCTACAATTCAGAGCAATATTCTACCATAATTTCTTAAATGTTTCATCCACTACTATTCAACAACATAAGAATTGTTAGCTCACTTACTTGCTTTGACAAATTATTCTTCTGCCTTGAATATACATTGTTGTAACTTTCCCTATGctagtgtttatttttaatttcttactcTGTTTACTTATTAACCAACTTTATTACACCACTAATACTTGCCCTTGTTTTACACAGGCATGAACTTTGGactttgaaaagcagaagagaagaagcagttcatttttttgtttttatttccatggCTTGCATTCTGATAACCTGCTATGCCAGAGTAAGTATTGAAGCCTTTGTAcgt
It encodes:
- the IL15 gene encoding interleukin-15 isoform X3 — translated: METCAFPHVVPTLPLPPPASEYCSEVGERGILLYGSHDVVAWFRFCAILSNVPGGKMLGMAWPTQKSAGMYSRLESQKTHLKSICLQYHMYLLLNSHFFFLLKNKTGLTIFFLCAYIPNTEGDHCKWTEVLKDLEQIKTSKKECQEPIMRCFFLEMNVILHECNIKNCSKTQDVYNILKNGNASFKNELSSTTSKKCKECEEYEEKSFTEFIQNFVKVIQKECK
- the IL15 gene encoding interleukin-15 isoform X2, producing METCAFPHVVPTLPLPPPASEYCSEVGERGILLYGSHDVVAWFRFCAILSNVPGGKMLGMAWPTQKSAGMYSRLESQKTHLKSICLQYHMYLLLNSHFFFLLKNKTGLTIFFLCAYIPNTEGDHCKWTEVLKDLEQIKTSKDIDVSLYTANTDEDKECQEPIMRCFFLEMNVILHECNIKNCSKTQDVYNILKNGNASFKNEMLPESLPDQFLHNIWDSDSYARI
- the IL15 gene encoding interleukin-15 isoform X1, with the protein product METCAFPHVVPTLPLPPPASEYCSEVGERGILLYGSHDVVAWFRFCAILSNVPGGKMLGMAWPTQKSAGMYSRLESQKTHLKSICLQYHMYLLLNSHFFFLLKNKTGLTIFFLCAYIPNTEGDHCKWTEVLKDLEQIKTSKDIDVSLYTANTDEDKECQEPIMRCFFLEMNVILHECNIKNCSKTQDVYNILKNGNASFKNELSSTTSKKCKECEEYEEKSFTEFIQNFVKVIQKECK